In Spirochaetota bacterium, the sequence CCGCACTGTGCCCCCTTCGTACCGCACTGTGCCCCCTTCGTACCGCACTTTACCCCCCTTCGTACCGCACTGTGCCCCCCATGGTTGCCTCATGCTAAGGATAGTCACCTAGAAATATCAAATATTGAACAAGGAATTTAGAATTATGAAGTGTTTTACTCTTTTCTTCGATATTCAATGTCCAAAAAACTATATATATTCTAAAATCTGTCTTAAGTTAACACATACCGCCTCTCTCCCGTAGATAAATTAGCATAGGTTAGCCTTGGGATTAGGGGTTCTTTTCCTCAACATTTATTAGGTGGAAGGCAAGCCCATTAAATAAAAAAGAATTAAAACGGAAAAATATCATTTTCCCCCTCAATTTATGTAATGCTGAACTTAATTAGTAGGCTCGAAGGCCCCTTGGACCCTAGTCTACACTTGATCCACTTTCACATTACCATATCTCATCAAGCGAATCAGATATAGCCTTTGCGGTTCTATTGATATCATCATCAGAATGGGCTGTAGAAAGGAATCCTACCTCATATCCGGAGGGGGAAAGATATATTCCCCTCTTGAGCATGCTGTTATGAAATTTAGCGAACATCTGCATGTTGGATTCCTTTATTTGATCAACGGTTTTTATTGAAGTAAGGGGTGTAAAGAGGATTGAGAATATTGATTCCAGTTGTAGGAAGAGAACTCTTCCGGCATATCTATTCAGAATTGGTTGTAATAGTTCTCTAAACCCTAGGGCCTTTTCGTTCAGAATTTTATATGCATTGAGTTTGTCGAGCCTCTTCAGCGTCTGGGTCCCTGCTGCAAGGGCTATGGGATTTCCAGAGAGTGTACCAGCCTGATATACAGGGCCCTCTGGCGCCACCTTTGACATGATCTCCTTTGAGGCGCCATAAGCGCCAACAGGGAGGCCCCCTCCTATAATCTTGCCTATTGTGGTTATATCTGGCTTAACGTTGAAGTATTCCTGTGCGCCGCCCCTTGACAACCTGAATCCGGTGATTACCTCATCAAATATTAATAACGCATTATATCGGTCACAGAGATCTCTTACCTCTTTCAGATATTCCTTTTCAGGCATGATAAGACCATAATTGCAGGGAACAGGCTCAATTATTATTGCTGCTACATTATCACCCTCTTTTTTAAGCGCGTCTTCGAGGATGTTTGAGTTGTTGAAGGGTGCAACAATTGTGTCCTTTACATTATCCCTGTTTACTCCCGCAGAATCCGGCGTTCCAAGGGTGGCCAGGCCTGAGCCTCCTGCCACAAGAAGATCGTCCGCGTGACCATGATAGCAGCCATCAAACTTGATAATCTTCTCCCTGCCTGTGTATCCCCTCGCTAGTCTGATGGCGCTCATTGTGGCCTCAGTTCCTGAATTTACAAATCTAATTTTCTCCATGGAGGGAAATCGTTCAACAACCATCTCTGCTATTTCCACTTCATAGCGATTAGGGGTTCCAAAACTTGTGCCATTCCTTGCAGCCTCAATGATCGCATCTATCACATCGCTATCAGCATGACCGAGTATAAGCGGTCCCCATGACATGCAGTAGTCAATGTAATCATTACCATCCTCATCGAAGATATGAGAACCGGAACCCGATCTTATGAAAAGCGGGGTTCCGCCAACGGATCTGAATGCCCGTACCGGGGAGTTTACACCCCCTGGCATAAGATTTATAGCTTTGTCATATAATTCAATCGATCTTTCTATCGTCACATTTGTCTCCATTGCTTATTTCTTCATAATACATGATGTCGGTCTCGGGCTGTGATCAGACCCTGCTGATATGAAATTTGGCCATTGCGACTTACAACCAGCCCTCTTTAACTATATCCCTTGTATGATATGATATTACCATATCCGCGCCTGCCCTGAATATTGCTGTGAGGATCTCTATTACCATCATCCTCTCATCAACATAGCCCAACCTCGAGGCTGCCTTTACCATTGAGTATTCACCACTGACATTATAGGCGCAAAGTGGGACATTGACTATCTCCCTGGCCCTTTTGATAATGTCCAGATAGGCTAAGGCTGGTTTTACCATTACAATGTCTGCGCCCTCATCTATATCGAGCATTATCTCCTTCTCTGCCTCAAGTGAATTTCTGAAATCCATCTGATAGCTTCTCCTATCCCCAAACTGTGGCGCGCTGTCAGCAGCGTCCCTGAAGGGCCCGTAGAATGCGGAGGAGTATTTTGCGGCATAGGAGAGAATAGGCACTGAGTTATAGCCCTTCTCATCAAGGACCTCCCTAATGGCTCCAACCCTCCCATCCATCATATCCGAGGGGGCCACAATATCTGCCCCTGCGGTAGCGTGTGAAAGGGCTGTCTTTGCTAGTAGTTCAAGGGTGGGATCATTCAATATCCTTCCGTCTTCAACGATTCCGCAATGACCATGGCTTGTATATTCACAAAGGCAGACATCAGTGACAATACAGATCTCAGGGATATTCCTTTTGATATCCCTAATCGCTCTTTGAACTATACCCTCTTCATCGTAAGCCTGTGTTGCCCTATCATCCTTGGTCTCGGGTATCCCAAACAAGATGACTGTCTTAACGCCATGGCTGTAATCACTCTCAACATCCCTGATTAAGTTATCGATGGATAGCCGCTCAATCCCGGGCATGGATTTGATCTCTTCTCGCAGATTGCCCCCCTCGACTACGAAATAGGGAAATATCAATTTATTCTTATCTAATTGTGTCTCTGCAACGAGATCTCGAATTATTTGACTATTTCTGATCCTTCTTGGTCTGAAAATGGGTTCCATTGTCGCTCCGAATTGATCTGATATCCTGCCGCAAAGTAGCTTGAGTTTGGCAATGCGCGGATAATGAGATTTATAACGCTTTATTCCCTCTCCTCCACTCCACAATTGCCTCAACCAAACCATCAATGGTATATTCAGAGGCTATGATGTCAGGTGTATGTCCCTTCTTCTTTACTGCATCAGCGGTGATGGGACCAATGCATGCTGTTGCCGAATCTGTGTCTTTTATTATTGTAAAAAAATTTCTGGCTGTTGATGAGCTGGTAAAGGTTATCAGGCCTGCTGATTTTATCTCCTCCCTAATCGGATCAGGGATACTCCCCGGAATAATAGTATCATATATATGTATTCTATCAACCCTGGCTCCGAGTTTGATGAGTCCATCCTTCAAAGTCTCTCTTGCCTCTTGAGCGCAGGGGAGCAGTATGTTGGCTCCATCTACACCGATTCGTTTCATCTCCTCAATTATCTCCTCTGCAACGTATTCAGAGGGGACCATATCCGGTTTAATTGATCTTTTCATCAACTCCTTTGCTGTTGCTGGTCCAATGGCGGCCACCCTAGCGGGGAAGAGACTCCTGGCATCCTTTGACATATTTTCAAGTGTTTTAAAAAATATCTTCACTGCATTTTGAGAGGTGAAGATTATCCAATTATAGTTTTCAATGTTTTCAATTGCGCTTCTCAGGGCGCTTAGATCCGACTTCTCTACTATCTCAATGGTCGGAAACTCAATGACCCCTGCCCCAAGGGCTAAAAGCTTTTCTGAAAGAATGGATGCCTGCTCTCTCGTTCTTGTAACAACAATATCTATGCCGAAGAGGGGAAGATTATCGAACCACTTGAGTCTGTCTCTCAGAAGAACTACGCCGCCAATGATAATTATGGCAGGGGCTCTAATCCCCTTATCGCCGGCGATCTTTACAATATTCTTCAGAGTGCCTGTGACAACCCTCTGTCTTGGCGTAGTACCCCAGGATATTATTCCTATTGGGGTCTCCTCAGGAAAATTTTTAGAATTGATCAATTGATCCGTTATATAATCCAAATTTTTCATTCCCATTAGGAAGACAAATGTCTTATTCCCGTCATATTCCGGGAGATTTATGCTCTCTTCAGGTGGAGCATCCCCCCTTCTGTGTCCTGTAATCACCTCAAAGGAGTTGGCATAATCCCTGTGTGTGAGCGGAATTCCAGCATAAGCGGGTGCGGAATAAAAAGAAGATATTCCAGGTATGACGCTGTAAGTAATCCCATTCTCAACAAGCTCTTCTGCCTCTTCGCCCCCCCTGCCAAAGATGAATGAATCGCCCCCCTTTAACCTGGCGACCCTTTTCCCATCCTTTGCCTTTAGTATTAATAATTGGTTAATTTCATCTTGGGGAAGGGTGTGGTCGCTTCCCTTTTTCCCAACGTATATCTTTTCACAGTCCATTCCCTGAATGATATCAGAATTGGAAAGAAAGTCATAGATTATACAATCTACGTTGGCTAAAACATTTAACGCCTTTTGTGTAATAAGACCAGGATCCCCTGGCCCAGCTCCAATTAGATAAACATGTCCTCTCTTCATATCAGATCATCCGCCCCTTCTCTTTTCAATAGAATAGCTAACTCCTCGCCAAGCTTTTCAGGTTCTTCGCCCACCACTGTTTTTCTTATAGAGATATCACCATCAATAGAAGTAATAACCCCTGATAGGTGTATCTTTCCCTTTTCAATATAGGCCAGGGTGCCCAATGGGATGTGGCAGCCTCCGCCAAAGTGCTGTAAAAAACATCTCTCAGCCTTGACAGATAGTTCGGTTTCTTTGTGGTTAAATTTTTTTAAAATCTTTTCGAGCTCATCATTGTCGTCTCTAATCTGAATGGCAAGAGCGCCCTGAGCAGGGGCCGGCAAAAAGAAGCTGTAGGGGAGAGTGAGAACCTGTAAGTCCGACATATCAATGCTTAGTCTCTTCAAGCCGGCCTTTGCCAAAACAATAGCATCAAATTTGCTCTCTCTTAATCTCTTGACCCTGGTTGGCACGTTCCCTCTGAGCGGTTGTATATTAAGGGAAGTCATCGCACTCTTTAGCTGAGCCATCCGTCGTATGGAGCTTGTCCCAACTATCGCGCCATCCTTCAGGGGTATAAAGTGATTATCATTGTAGCATTCCTCTCTGATTAATAAAACATCCGAGGGATCTTCTCTTTTCGTTGTAGTGACTATCTTTAAACCAGGGACATCATCAGTTGGCAAATCCTTCATTGAATGTACTGCTATGTCGATCATATTATTTAACAGCGCCTCTTCGATCTCCTTTGTGAAAAAGCCCTTGCCTTCCATTTTCTCAAATGATACGCTTTGGATTCTGTCACCCTTTGTCTTAATTATTTTAATCTCTGATTTATCCCTGCCTATTAAGTCGGCGACATGATTTGCCTGCCATAGAGCTAAGTCACTTCCTCTTGTACCAATCCTTAACATAATCAAAATAATAAATCAGGATGCTATAATATCAAATGTTTTTTATAATAGGTTGAAATAATATTAATATAGGTTTTCACTTAAGGGAGAATGATAATTGTTGACAACAATTATTTTATTCTATTGGGTTTAATATCATTAACCGAGTTCCTAATATTATTTTATAAGGTGTCAGATACAAAAGTGATAAAGTTGGCTTATGAATAAAAAGAAAGCAAAGCTTATTAGTGATCTTGCCAGGGAGTACAGGGATAAGGATATTACCCCAAATTGTCAGCACTTTGGAGAGTGCGGTGGGTGCATGTTTCAGGATATTCAATATGAAGATCAGCTTATCCTAAAGAAGAGGTATCTCAATATTATACTTGAAGGGGTTTGCGCTGTGGAAGAGGTCCTTCCATCAATCCCTTATGAATATAGAAACAGGATGGATTTAGTAACCGCCTTTAGGAGGGTGGGTCTTAGAAGACGTGGCGATTACAGAGAGGTCGTGGATATTGACTCGTGCAAAATAATGCAGCCGGGATCGTCTGAGATTTTTTCTAAGGTAAAACCATTTCTTTGTGATGTGGAGGATTACGATTATCTGAAACATAGTGGATATCTCCGATACATCGTGCTGCGAGAGGGTGGGTTCAGTGGTCAAGTTATGGTGAATTTTGTTGTTTCCGAGAGGGAGAATAGGCTTGCGCATCCTATTGAGAATATAATTGATGAAGTTGATTCAATTTCTATCATCCTCAATGATGGAAGGGCTGATTTAAGCTTTGGAGAGATACTAGAGGATATTAAGGGTGGATATATTGAAGATTTTTTTGGGGACATAAAATTCAGGATAACACCTAATTCATTTTTCCAATCCAATTCAAGGGTAGCCCTTGAGATATATAAGTTGATACGAGAGGATGTAATAGGGAAGACGCTCGATCTATATTCGGGAGTTGGAAGCATCTCCCTCTATGTGGCTGAGGGGGTTGGAGATATTACTGGGGTTGAGTTGTCATCAGAGGCGATAAGGGTTGCGAATATTAATAGAATCAATAATAATATTGATAACGTCAGATTTGTCTGTGATGATGCCCTTAAATTCCTTAGGAATGTGAATGAAAGATATGATACCATAATCCTGGATCCGCCAAGATCAGGTATCAATCCAAGGATGGTAAAATATTTAAATATGTTATCTCCCGATAAGATCATATACCTTTCCTGTAATCCCGATTCATTTAAGAATGATTTTCAGGCCCTGGGATCATATTCGATTGAAAAGTTTTATGCCTTTGATATGTTCCCCCAAACCCCACATATTGAAACCCTTGGGATATTGAAGAGAATGGGGTGATTGATAGCGGCAGGATTGTTTTGCTATATGTTGAAGAGAGTCCTCACACCTGAGCGCCAATTATAACAGTTGATATGTTAGGTTTTAGGCCTCCCTAAAATCATTATACCTGAACATTGAGTATAGGCTTACTATTAAAAATATCAATAGTATAATGAATAGATATCTATGATCAAAATTTAGCATAAATCCGCTTAAGAATCCACCAGCGCTAAATCCCATAAATTGAGAAGAATTCAGGATACCCATCACAGTTCCATTGAGTTGAGTGTTGGGATGTTTTGAAACAGCAGCCGGCAATACAGGAGAGAGAATAGAGTGACCTGAATAGAATATAATAAATGAGAGGATATATGAGAATAGACTGTTAAAGAATATTGGAATAATGCTCCCGATTATAGTAAAAAGGATTGCTGTTATGGCAACCCTAATGATGCCTATTTCATCTGCCTTTTGCCCGAAATAGAACATAAAGCTGGTGCCAATGATTGAGATAGGGACGTAAAGCTTCCACATTTGTGTAATCTCCATTTTGTCTTTAATAAGGATTGGCAGGGTAAAAAAAATGCTAATATGCACGAGACTGCCAATAAAACCCAATAGATTCAATCTGATTAAATCACGATTCCTTAATATGGAGGATAAGCTATCCTTTCGGATTCTAATGTGGAAATTGTAATTTACATCATAGCCTTGATTATTCATGAAGAGTAGAATATAGATAATCGAGATGGATATAAGGGCGGCACAAAGGTAAAAGAGATGTGGAATCCCAATTTTGCCGGCAATAATAGGGCTGGTAGTAAATCCAATAATTACTGCTATACCGATACCGAGGGCTACATATGTGAGAGCTGATGTTCTTCGATTTTTGTCTATACCATCGGTTAACCATGCCATTGTTACCCCTGAAAAAGCGCCAGATCCTGTTATAAAACGGGCGAAGATGAGATGGTATATGTTTTTGGAAAGTCCGGATAAAATTGATCCAATAAAGAAGATTGATAGGCCCAGGATTGCTATTTGTTTCCGCCCACATCTGTCACTCAATCTTCCCATTGGGATCTGAAGAAGGGTTTGCGATATGCCGAATATCCCAACAGCTATTCCTGATAATGCTTCAGTTGTATAGGGTATCTCTGTGGCGTATATGGATAAAAAGGGGATGATTAAAGAAACCCCCAGCGTTCTCATCGAAGCAATAAAGCCTATGCCGAATATAAGCTTCTTTTCATTTATATTGAAATTAGAATGATTTTCCATTGATTTAGATCAACCAATCATATGTGGCATGATCTATTATGGTTGTAAAGGATATTCCTGGGTTTGTAAAGCACTTTCTTTTCGAGGTTAAATCTGATGTAGATATAGGATTAAATCACATATCGTCCATATTGTGATAAATCTACATTTGCGTCTCCTGTTTCAACGTGTACAGAGAGAAGCAGTGACTCGAGCACATTCATTGATATTTGAAGACTATAAATGATGGCCTCACGTAAAGTCGCCCCAGTGGACATTAGCTCAGCGATCATCAAACTATGCCGTATGGAAATGCTTATGTCTAACTGCTCATTATTCCTGAGTTTGTTGACTACGTTTAGAATTTGATCAGCAAGTGCCGGATCTATTCCTGTTTTAGCAGTCAATACCTCTTTTTCAACATCCTTAGGAAGATACTCAAGATGTAAACGATAGAATCTATCCATAAGGGCGGCATCTACTTCATCAGTACCGGTAAATTCCTCACCTTCATTCATTGTAGCGAAGAAGATGACTCCCGGGACTACCTCAACAAGACCTAGTTCATCAATCCAGATAGATCTATCTTCGGATAATACAGAGAATAATTCGTTTAATGCATGGGGTGTTTCTGACCTGTTTATCTCTTCTAAATGGATTATGCATCTTGGGGTTTGAATCGCCTGAGGAAATAGGAAGCTTTGGAAATAGGTTTCGCCCTCTCTCAATCTTTGTTGCCCAAAGAGCTGCCCTGATTCTACCAGGAGCCCCACCTGGAAGGTCGCCATTGGTCGATTGTAATTGTTTGCGAACTGTCTTACTAAAGAAGATTTTCCACAACCCTGATTTCCCGTAATTAGAATATTAATTGGATGCCTTTCTGATAATTTTTCCAATCTGTCTAAATTTAAGATGTCCTCTTTCTTTGCAAAAAAATTAGGATCAGCTTTAGGCACCTTCAGTTGTTGTTTAACCTGTATCATTGTAAACTCCCAATCGTTGGTTAAGTAGTCTTTCCTATAAAAAATAGGATTGTAAATATAACATCTTGCTACATTTGGGGAAAATAATATATAATTTTACACACCTTTGTTAATCGAGTAAAATTCAGGTAAAATTTTTTTGATTAAATTAGATCGATAACTACTGTTCCCAAGGTGAAAATATCTCATCTGGGTGATCAAATACATACCCTAATCTAGCCCTAGCATCCTCCCTTATAGCATTTGCTATCTCTTCACTGAAATTTTGTGAATTAATCCAGAATTCAAGGAGTTGACCCCCGGGCATCCACATCTCCATTGTCTCCTTTTCAGTGACCCAGGCCTTGAATTCAACACCATGGTCCTTTAATATCTCCCACACCTCTTCACTTTGACGCTTATCGCAATAGACCATCATAACACATTCTTTTAGATCTAGGTTGGCTGGCGGTTCACGATCATATTTGATACAGGGTATTACCCCATCCTCCACATATTGATCGAGCTTTTCAGCCATTTCATCGAGTTTGGATTTGTCTCCTAGAATAATCCATTTCCCCCAATACTGTAAGACCTCACTATTGGTAAGCTCTCGACCCTTGTATACAGTATATTTCTTTCCCAAATAGACCTTAGGATGATAGACAAAGATAAAATGAGAATCTGGATCATCAATAATCATGATAATTTATCCTCCTGCTGCATAAGGAATAATACTTATCTCATTGCCATCATTAACCGGGGTTGTTAAGCCATCCAAATTGAGAATATTCTCCCCATCAATGAAGATTAGTAATGAATTGGATATTTGTCCTTCGCTATCCAATACCATTTCCTTGAATCCTGAATGCATAGCGTCGAGGTCGTTTATGCATTCTTCAATAGTATTGCCCTCGCAGATCACATGATCATTGTCACCTAAGAATTTTTTGAGTGAAGCTGGAACCCTAATCGAAATACTCATTTTAACTCCTAGGCCCATAATATATTTTTGTCTAGAATAATCTGTAAGGAATAATTGTCAAGATAAAACAGCAAGAAATGCAAAAATTCGATTGATTGTAACTTTTTGATGGTATAGAATCTATTAATAAAGATATGTTTTGCTAACAATTGATTGATTATTGCTTATTCCAAATTCTGTTGTCTATGACTTTTGGCTCTTAAGAGCTGAATCAGATGGTGAATATTTATTGAGGTACTAAAAAATAAGTGTATTGACAATATTGTTATTGAAAAATCTAAGAGTTGTAGTATTAACATTTCTAAATAATCCATTATATATATTGGAGTGTGTCGCTAATATTATTAAAAGGAGTTAAATTAAAAAAAAGTAATTACGATGATTAAGCTGGACTTTGATAAAATGAATGGTTTGATACCTGTAATAGCGCAGGATCATAAAAGTGGTGAAGTTTTGATGATGGCCTTTATGAATTCAGAGGCATGGGAGGAGACTATTAAGAGCGGGATAGTCCACTACTATAGTAGATCGAGAAATAAGTTATGGAAGAAGGGCGAATCCTCAGGAAACATACAGGAGGTTAAGGAG encodes:
- the hemL gene encoding glutamate-1-semialdehyde 2,1-aminomutase, with translation MTIERSIELYDKAINLMPGGVNSPVRAFRSVGGTPLFIRSGSGSHIFDEDGNDYIDYCMSWGPLILGHADSDVIDAIIEAARNGTSFGTPNRYEVEIAEMVVERFPSMEKIRFVNSGTEATMSAIRLARGYTGREKIIKFDGCYHGHADDLLVAGGSGLATLGTPDSAGVNRDNVKDTIVAPFNNSNILEDALKKEGDNVAAIIIEPVPCNYGLIMPEKEYLKEVRDLCDRYNALLIFDEVITGFRLSRGGAQEYFNVKPDITTIGKIIGGGLPVGAYGASKEIMSKVAPEGPVYQAGTLSGNPIALAAGTQTLKRLDKLNAYKILNEKALGFRELLQPILNRYAGRVLFLQLESIFSILFTPLTSIKTVDQIKESNMQMFAKFHNSMLKRGIYLSPSGYEVGFLSTAHSDDDINRTAKAISDSLDEIW
- the hemB gene encoding porphobilinogen synthase, whose protein sequence is MEPIFRPRRIRNSQIIRDLVAETQLDKNKLIFPYFVVEGGNLREEIKSMPGIERLSIDNLIRDVESDYSHGVKTVILFGIPETKDDRATQAYDEEGIVQRAIRDIKRNIPEICIVTDVCLCEYTSHGHCGIVEDGRILNDPTLELLAKTALSHATAGADIVAPSDMMDGRVGAIREVLDEKGYNSVPILSYAAKYSSAFYGPFRDAADSAPQFGDRRSYQMDFRNSLEAEKEIMLDIDEGADIVMVKPALAYLDIIKRAREIVNVPLCAYNVSGEYSMVKAASRLGYVDERMMVIEILTAIFRAGADMVISYHTRDIVKEGWL
- the cobA gene encoding uroporphyrinogen-III C-methyltransferase translates to MKRGHVYLIGAGPGDPGLITQKALNVLANVDCIIYDFLSNSDIIQGMDCEKIYVGKKGSDHTLPQDEINQLLILKAKDGKRVARLKGGDSFIFGRGGEEAEELVENGITYSVIPGISSFYSAPAYAGIPLTHRDYANSFEVITGHRRGDAPPEESINLPEYDGNKTFVFLMGMKNLDYITDQLINSKNFPEETPIGIISWGTTPRQRVVTGTLKNIVKIAGDKGIRAPAIIIIGGVVLLRDRLKWFDNLPLFGIDIVVTRTREQASILSEKLLALGAGVIEFPTIEIVEKSDLSALRSAIENIENYNWIIFTSQNAVKIFFKTLENMSKDARSLFPARVAAIGPATAKELMKRSIKPDMVPSEYVAEEIIEEMKRIGVDGANILLPCAQEARETLKDGLIKLGARVDRIHIYDTIIPGSIPDPIREEIKSAGLITFTSSSTARNFFTIIKDTDSATACIGPITADAVKKKGHTPDIIASEYTIDGLVEAIVEWRRGNKAL
- the hemC gene encoding hydroxymethylbilane synthase, encoding MLRIGTRGSDLALWQANHVADLIGRDKSEIKIIKTKGDRIQSVSFEKMEGKGFFTKEIEEALLNNMIDIAVHSMKDLPTDDVPGLKIVTTTKREDPSDVLLIREECYNDNHFIPLKDGAIVGTSSIRRMAQLKSAMTSLNIQPLRGNVPTRVKRLRESKFDAIVLAKAGLKRLSIDMSDLQVLTLPYSFFLPAPAQGALAIQIRDDNDELEKILKKFNHKETELSVKAERCFLQHFGGGCHIPLGTLAYIEKGKIHLSGVITSIDGDISIRKTVVGEEPEKLGEELAILLKREGADDLI
- the rlmD gene encoding 23S rRNA (uracil(1939)-C(5))-methyltransferase RlmD, which codes for MNKKKAKLISDLAREYRDKDITPNCQHFGECGGCMFQDIQYEDQLILKKRYLNIILEGVCAVEEVLPSIPYEYRNRMDLVTAFRRVGLRRRGDYREVVDIDSCKIMQPGSSEIFSKVKPFLCDVEDYDYLKHSGYLRYIVLREGGFSGQVMVNFVVSERENRLAHPIENIIDEVDSISIILNDGRADLSFGEILEDIKGGYIEDFFGDIKFRITPNSFFQSNSRVALEIYKLIREDVIGKTLDLYSGVGSISLYVAEGVGDITGVELSSEAIRVANINRINNNIDNVRFVCDDALKFLRNVNERYDTIILDPPRSGINPRMVKYLNMLSPDKIIYLSCNPDSFKNDFQALGSYSIEKFYAFDMFPQTPHIETLGILKRMG
- a CDS encoding MFS transporter; this encodes MENHSNFNINEKKLIFGIGFIASMRTLGVSLIIPFLSIYATEIPYTTEALSGIAVGIFGISQTLLQIPMGRLSDRCGRKQIAILGLSIFFIGSILSGLSKNIYHLIFARFITGSGAFSGVTMAWLTDGIDKNRRTSALTYVALGIGIAVIIGFTTSPIIAGKIGIPHLFYLCAALISISIIYILLFMNNQGYDVNYNFHIRIRKDSLSSILRNRDLIRLNLLGFIGSLVHISIFFTLPILIKDKMEITQMWKLYVPISIIGTSFMFYFGQKADEIGIIRVAITAILFTIIGSIIPIFFNSLFSYILSFIIFYSGHSILSPVLPAAVSKHPNTQLNGTVMGILNSSQFMGFSAGGFLSGFMLNFDHRYLFIILLIFLIVSLYSMFRYNDFREA
- a CDS encoding MoxR family ATPase, with product MIQVKQQLKVPKADPNFFAKKEDILNLDRLEKLSERHPINILITGNQGCGKSSLVRQFANNYNRPMATFQVGLLVESGQLFGQQRLREGETYFQSFLFPQAIQTPRCIIHLEEINRSETPHALNELFSVLSEDRSIWIDELGLVEVVPGVIFFATMNEGEEFTGTDEVDAALMDRFYRLHLEYLPKDVEKEVLTAKTGIDPALADQILNVVNKLRNNEQLDISISIRHSLMIAELMSTGATLREAIIYSLQISMNVLESLLLSVHVETGDANVDLSQYGRYVI
- a CDS encoding MoaD/ThiS family protein, whose amino-acid sequence is MSISIRVPASLKKFLGDNDHVICEGNTIEECINDLDAMHSGFKEMVLDSEGQISNSLLIFIDGENILNLDGLTTPVNDGNEISIIPYAAGG
- the hisI gene encoding phosphoribosyl-AMP cyclohydrolase yields the protein MIKLDFDKMNGLIPVIAQDHKSGEVLMMAFMNSEAWEETIKSGIVHYYSRSRNKLWKKGESSGNIQEVKEIRIDCDDDCILIKINQVGDAACHTGYRSCFYRILEAGELKIDGDKIFNPEDKYGEIR